A stretch of DNA from Eschrichtius robustus isolate mEscRob2 chromosome 12, mEscRob2.pri, whole genome shotgun sequence:
CGCACCTCATCTCATTCCTCCTCTTACAGAGACCTAAGGACATCCTCCTCCTATTCTAAATCTGATCGAGACTGTAAAACTGAGTCCTCTTActtagagatggagaaaagaggaaagtaTTCTTCAAAATTAGAAAGAGAATCCAAAAGGACTTCAGAAAATGAAGCAATAAAAAGATGTTGTTCTCCCACTAATGAACTGGGATTCCGACGGGGGTCATCATATTCCAAGCACGATAACAGTGCTTCCCGTTATAAATCTGCCCCTTCAAAACCTGTACCCAAGtctgataaatttaaaaattctttctgttGTACAGAATTGAATGAGGAAATCAAGCAGTCTCATTCTTGTAGTTTACAGACTCCTTGTTCAAAAGGTAGTGAATTAAGAATGATTAGTAAAGTTCCTGAAAGAGAGAAGATTGGGTCTCCATCTCCATCAAATCGATTAAATGATTCacctacttttaaaaagctaGATGAATCACCTGTTTTTAAGTCTGAATTTATAGGACATGATAGCCATGACAGTATTAAGGAATTACACTCTTTATGTAAAGTGAAGAATGATCAATTAAGAAGTTACTGTCCCACAGAATTTAATATAAACGGATCTCCTGGGGCAGAATCTGATTTGGCAACATTTTGCACTTCTAAACGTGACACTGTTTTGATGTCTTCTGATGATAGCGTGACTGGATCAGAGGTATCCCCTTTGGTCAAAACGTGCATGCTTTCATCAAATggatttcaaaatattaatagatgtaaagaaaaagacttggatGATACTCGCATGCAgcacagtaagtcagaaagcccatttagagaaacagaacctCCGGTGTCGCCACACCAGGATCAACTCATATCTTTGCCAGTTATGACTATAGATTATTCCAAAACAATAGTTAAAGAACCAGTTGATGTGAGAGTTTCTTGCTGTAAAACCAAAGATTCAGATATATACTGTACTTCAAACGACAACCGCCCTTCTTTGTGTCATTCCGGAGCTGAAAATACTGAGCCTTTAGTAATGAAGATTTCTTCAAATAGCTTTATGAATGTGCATTTGAAATCAAAAACAGTTATATGTGATAATGGAAGTCTGACAGATCAGCACTCAAAATTTGCATGTGGAGAATATAAGCAGAGTGTTGGTAGTACTAGTTCAGCTTCTGTTAATCATTTTGATGATTTATATCAACCTACAGGGAGCTCATGTATTGCTTCATCTCTTCAGAGTCTTCCACCAGGAATAAAAGCAGACAGTTTAACTCTCTTGCAATGTGGAGAGAATACATCTCCAGTTTTGGATGCTGTGCTGAAGAGTAAAAGCTCAGAGTTTTTAAAGCATGCAGAGAAAGAAATACTAGAAGTAGGTAGTGGCCTTACTGATTCAGGAAGAGGATTTGCTTCCTGGGAAAACAGGCATAATAATGGACTATCTGGGAAATGTGTGCAAGAGGCTCAAGAAGAAGGGAATTCCATACTGCCTGATAGAAGAGGAAGACCAGAAATCTCTTTAGATGAAGAAGGTGGAAGAGGACATGCACATACTTCTGATGATTCAGaagttgtattttcttcttgtgATTTGAATTTAATCATGGAGGACAGTGATGGTGTAACATACACCTTAAAATGTGACAGTAGTGGTCATGCCTCAGAGATTGTATCTACTGTCCATGAAGATTATTCTGGTTCTTCCGAAAGTTCAAGTGATGAAAGTGATTCAGAAGATACAGATTCTGATGATAGCAGTATTCCAAGAAACCGTCTTCAGTCTGTTGTGGTTGTGCCAAAGAATTCTACTTTGCCCATGGAAGAAACAAGTCCTTGTTCTTCTCGGAGCAGTCAAAGTTACAGACACTATTCTGACCACTGGGAAGATGAGCGATTGGAGCCAAGGAGGCATTCATAtgaggaaaaatttgagagtatAGCAAGTAAAGCCTGTCCTCAAACTGAGAAGTTCTTCTTTCATAAAGCAACAGAGAAGAATTCAGAAATTTCTTTTATACAGCCCAGCCGAAAACAGATAGATAATCACCTGTCTGAAATTGCTCATCCTCAGAGTGATGGGGTTGATAGTACAAGTCATACAGACATAAAATCTGACCCTCTAGGTCATCCAAATTCTGAGGAAACAGTGAAAGCCAAAATAACTTCTAGGCAGCAAGAAGAGCTGCCAGTTTATTCTTCTGATGATTTTGAAGATGTCTCAAGTAAGTCTCGGCAACAGACCACTTTCCCTAACAGGGCAGATAGTAGACTGGGAAAAACAGAGTCAGATTTTTCTTCTTGTGAGATCTCCCGAGCGGATGGTTTCCGTTCATCAGAAGAGCTCAGAAATCTAGGGTGGGACGTCTCTCAACAAGAAAAGCCTACTACCACATATCAGCAACCTGACAGCAGCTATGGAGCCTGTGGTGGACACAAGTATCAGCAAAGTGCAGAACAGTATAGTGGGACACGTAATTACTGGCAAGGCAATGGCTACTGGgatccaagatcagcaggtagaCCGCCTGGAACTGGGGTTGTGTATGATCGAATTCAAGGGCAGGTACCAGATTCCTTAACAGATGACCGTGAAGAGGAGGAGAATTGGGATCAACGTGGAGGATCTCACTTCTCAAGCCAGTCCGGTAAATTTTTTCTGTCCCTTCAGAAGGACAAGGGGTCAGTGCAAGCACCTGAAATAAGCAGCAATTCCATTAAGGACTCTTTAGCTGTGAATGAGAAGAAAGATCTTTcgaaaaacttagaaaaaaatgatatgaaaGATAGAGGGCCTCTTAAAAAAAGGAGACAGGAATTGGAGAGTGATTCTGAAAGTGATGGTGAGCTTCAGGACAGAAAGAAAGTTAGAGTGGAGGTAGAGCAGGGAGAGACAGCAGTGCATCTAGGCTCAGCATTGGTTGGGCCTTCGTGTGTCATGGAGGACTTCAGGGACCCACAGCGGTGGAAGGAATGTGCCAAGCAAGGGAAGATGCCTTGTTACTTTGATCTGAttgaagaaaatgtttatttaacagAAAGGTAAGCCAAATTAATACTTGTTGGACAAGTATTAACCTctttttgtaggaaaaaaattaactgtCAGAAGTTCAGAATATATGAGCTCAATTGTATGAAATATGGTTGTGTGATaaaatgtaacttaaaaaatttaaaaagtgtatttACCTATTTAGATTTGGTGGTGTGCAGTCCCCCTATTTCCCACCCTCCCCAGGAAGGGGaggtctaaatttttttttttttggtcccattACCTCTTTGGTTCTAGaagtacatttaaaaaagtatatagacCAGCccagtttttcttaaatttcttttacatgtgaaacTGTGGCAGGAAGTGAAACAAAACTCCAGCAAAATAGTCTGcctttagagaagaaaaaagttacgttggattttttttttccttacttcattctgaacattttttttaacatctttattggagtataattgctttacaatggtgtgttagtttctgctgtataacaaagtgaatcagctatacagatacatatatccccatatctcctccctcttacgtctccctcccactctccctatcccacccctctaggtggacacaaagcaccgagctgacctccctgtgctatgcagctgcttcccactagctatctgttttacatttggtagtgtatatatgtccatgccactctctcactttgtcccagcttacccttccccctccccgtgtcctcaagtccattctctatgtctgcgtttttatttctgtcctgccccgaggttcttcagaacctttttttttttttttagatcccatatatatgtgttagcatacagtatttgtttttctctttctgacttacttcactctgtatgacagtctctaggtccatccacgtcactagaaataactcaacttcgtttctttttaaaaatatggaacccttcacgaatttgcgtgtcgtccttgcgcaggggccatgctaattttctctgtatcgttccaattttagtatatatgCTACAGAAGCGAGCACCATTctgaacatttttgaaaaatatctttagGTACTTTACAAGCTGGAACTAGATTAGAATATAGTTTTCTTTTGTCATGTTTCAAAATCTGTTGCTAGTAGATTAAACGTGGCAATAGCATAAcaagtttttaagttttaaatggtGAAATCCCTAACATGAAACAAGGTATAATGAGACTaggataataaaaacaaattcctCTAGAGCACAGATTCTCAGTCGACTTTCTTTCACCTCTCTTCAATAATCTTGTTTTCCCaatgtaaatatatgttgaatatgcctttaaaaaaaaatttatagtctCCTAACCACCTACCTCCTTTTGGAAATTTCTCCTCTAGTTGAGAATCAACTTAGCCATCATCCCTTTAAgcattcagaattttttaaaatgaagacattttccaCTGTGGATAAGGTAAAAGACTTCATCTTAAAGTTAGACCCATCAGAagtttttcctatttaaaaagcaaaaacaaaaacactttttttgttttttaaggataaAACGGGCCTCTTACAATTACGTTCATTTATAACTAGTTGTAAATTAGGTTTAActtcaaaatattgaatattttaagtggTACTCCGTAAGAATTTTGTGAGTAGAGTGATGCAACTTACATGATCTTTgtgaaagaacagaaataaaattaatcaacCCAACCCTCTGGATTTTATTCAGTGAGTTTTATATACATAATTGGTTGGTGAGAGGCGTTTTAAAGTGCTTGATATAAGCTGGGCATTTATAGAAGCCACTAAGAAGACAAATTATTGTAAAATAGTATGTGCATTCTTATGTCTAGTGAAAATAGGCTTACCTGAAGGAAATCTGTGCCCGTTAGTCCTCATCTGGCCTTTTGGAACAATACAAAATAAAGCTACTGTTTTTATACATAGCTCTTAAGTACTTGTAAAAAGATAATTTGTTTATCTTTAGTCATCTTTATTCAGGCTAAGCATATTCTTATGCTCATTAATGAATTATATCTTTAATTGATCCAGATGAATCATTCTTGTTACTCAGACTTCGTGGAAACTATCATGACACACTAGGTACTTTATAAAACTGGGACTGTAGTAGAGAACATATGTTGGAGGTGAAAGCAGATTAGTTAGGAGATTAAGACAGTCACTTAGAGCAGCTGTGTTCTTCACTTGTCTAATAGCTGAAGAGTAAGTCATAGTTCCCTAATCTTAAGAAGGGGATCTTATTCGTCtgtccttgaatttttttttccttttttgacaaagattaaaaaattgagTTCAACAAAAAGGCCAGAGTTGAGTTCATCAAAAATAATCACATTTTCACTTTTGCTTTGCGAACTCTGGCTTAGGTTTTTATGAACCCAGTCAATTTCGAACAGTTTATCTTCTCCCCCCAAATCTACACTGAGAAAGTTTAGTCCTCTGTAGTAATGCTATTCTATAATAATATAtacgtcattctttttttttttttaaatcattcagttttcttttaaacagGATTTGTACAAAAGTGATGTTGCTGAAGGATTCTCTAAAGGATTTGATTGAGTTAAATTCTTAAGTAaaaactcctttttctttctaaagcaaCTCCGTTTCTTCCTTAGCCTTGTATCTCAACTATTATTTGTATATCCATGaggactgattcttttttttttgggctgctccactgcatgcgggatcctagttccccgaccagggattgatctctcgccccctgcagtggaatcgtggagtcttaaccactggactgcagggAAGTCCATGAGGACTGATTCTTAAACCTAACTTTAATTAATCAGCTGTGTTATTATTTGATATTCATGagttttcctatttttctgtGGAGCCAAATATGACTATTAACATTTGAAACTGCTCAGAATTCAAGGTTTAGATAACAAGGGCTAGGAAATAAGGACTGAGTCCAAAATGATAGATTTGCACTTATCCCAGCTTCCCATTTGCCAAGGCTGAGGTTGTCTCTCTCACCTGTTTTGCAATATAATTCTTAGTGTTTTCAGTCTCATAAATGCTTAGTGGTTAgatgttttcttctctctgaatGATTGACTTAACCAGAATCATTAAATGGGAAACTAGTGAGATTTAGCACATTTTTGATTGTGTATGTTGTATCATTGCCAGgacatttatttaaccaattttaataaaattttacccaatagaaagaagaataaatcCCATCGGGATATTAAGCGAATGCAGTGTGAGTGTACACCTCTTTCTAAAGATGAAAGAGCTCAAGGTGAAATAGCATGTGGGGAAGATTGTCTTAATCGTCTCCTCATGATTGAATGGTAAGTAAATTAGAATGTTCTTCTTTTGCTCAACTATTCTATTAAGTGTCTCTGAATTTTAAGAAGAATTAttaggagtaaatttaacttTTCTCCTTCTACctattgttgagtatttttgagCAATGAAATCTCCATTGTGTAATAGTGTTTATAAGGAGGCAAATTTCCCTTGCATTGTGCATTAGATTATAGTACATGTTGTAAGTGCTCTGTAAAGTAGCCCTAATGCTAACATAGTAATAGTAATTTTACCCAGTCTCCTTTTATCTCTTGTAAGGTTCACGTCCTGAGAGGTAAATGTTGgtattttttagcttttactaTAAAATAAGCTAAAACCCTAACATTTCAAAAGTGCTTAAAGTAAAATGTCTTGCTCCCCCAAGCCTCAATCCCTCTGTTTGTAGTCTTTCCAGATAATTTTTATGCCTATAGCAGCATGGGTAgacatttcctctttttatgtGTAGAAATGAAATCCTTACTATATGTACTTTTTGAAACTTTGTTTGCCCTCACCTGCCacacacacttttcttttttttagtaattttttttttaacgtatttttggctgcgttgggacttcgttgctgcgcgcgggctttccctagttgtggcgagcgggggccactacTCACTGCGGTGCATAGGCCCCTCATCATGGTAgctgctcttgttgcggagcacgggctctaggcacgtgggcctcagtagctgtggctcgcgggctctagagcgcaggctcactagttgtggcacacgggccaagttgctccgcggcatgtgggatcctcccggaccagggctcgaacgcgtgtcccctgcattggcaggtggattcttaaccactgtgccaccagggaagtccccacactttTAATTAAATATGTTTTGGAGACCTATTCAGAGCTACATATTTAGACCTATCTAAATCTTTCTCTTGACTACATTATGTATTCTATTCATAGTTAACCCATAATTATTAATCttctattgatagacatttgcTTCCATATTTTTCATATAAACAGTAAAtacctttacattaaaaaaatgtgattttaaaaaaaaaccagtctGATTGaaaattgtatcatttttaacATGGAAAGAATATTAAGGTGATTTATAGTATAGGTACCTTATTTTTAGTGTtaatgaagtgtttttttttttcaaactcagtttttggttttgcttatgTAATAgtgttacaaaaataaaacatatacctcaaaaaataaaaaagagaaagcatttttggtatttttaaatgtaaactaaAAGTAGAGATGACAGTAAACatataagaagagaagagggatttccctggtggcacagtggttaagaatccgcctgccaatgcaggggacacgggtttgagccctggtctgggaagatcccacatgccgcggagcaactaagcccgtgcgccacaactactgagcctgcgctctggagcccacgagccacaactactgagcccgcgctctagagcccacgagccacaactactgagcccgtgtgccacaactactgaagcctgtgagcctagagcccatgctccgcaacgagaagccaccacaatgagaagcctgcacactgcaactaagagtagccgccgctcgccacaaccagagaaagcccacgcacagcaacgaagacccaacacagcctaattaattaattaattaattaattaaaaaagaagagaagacatAAGAACAGTATTCTCCTAATTTGACATTGTTGCCCTAGTCTCTGCATTCTTCTGGTTTTTCCTGCCAACCTTGTTGAACAGATATGAAGTacagaaattcttttttcttgttattcCCACGCTCAAAACTTTTAGTGGTTCTCAAGATTAGGTTCAAATGTAACCTTGGTATTGAGAGCCCTTCATAGTACATCAACaacctgccttttcatcttccagCAACCCACCTTTCTTATCAGTTATCCTTAGCTATTTTATTCCCCTTTTCTCAAGTAGGCCTTGTTTCCTATTTCTGCACACAGGTGGGCACTGTCATTGTACCTCTTGTTTTCCTTATGTGTCCATATCCTATGTGTCATTAGAATTCTGCTTTAATCCTACTCCTTCCGGAAAGCTTTGCTTCACTGCTTCTCTCCAGAGTGAATCCCTTATCCTTTGGACATCTGTAAAAATGTTGCTTACTACTACTGGTTTggcaataaataataatatattggaAATAATTGGTAATTTTTATTGTAGCCTTACTCAGTATTAAAAGCCTTTGTATCTGTCAGCTTTGGAATATTAAGAATTCAGTAAATTTTTGACTTTAGTTTTATTCTAAGATCCATGAGGGAAGAGCCTTGCCAGTTTATATTGAGCTTACTCTGAACAAAGATATGTTTAATGACGACTTTGGTTTCTCTTAAATGTAGCTCAAGTAGTTAGCTACATTCAAAAGATGAAATTAGTGATGATTGGAGTGGAATATAAGAGAAGGTGCACTGATTGAAAATAAGTTAGCTCTGCATAGTTGTCAGAGTACTGCAGACTTACATGCAGCCTGGAAATGTATCTTAGACAGTCAGGGAGGGGTAATGACCAGTTGACAAGACTGTATTTTGGGCATCATCTGTTTAACAATGTAGACACTCAATTTTAGGGAATCCCTTCATGATGGAAAGAATTATTGAGGAAGGCTCACTTGGAGGTTTACCACACATATGCTGATTATGCCATAAAGATATGGAtatatttacataacattctaGTGAACGTGTTTTTGGTTCTTTTACTGCTTTGAAGAattaattttctccttttctcatttCAGTTCTTCTCGGTGTCCAAATGGGGATTATTGTTCCAATAGACGGTTTCAAAGAAAACAGCATGCAGATGTGGAAGTCATACTCACAGAAAAGAAAGGCTGGGGCTTGAGAGCTGCTAAAGACCTTCCTTCGTAAGTTATGTTTTAATCGCCTTTCACTTCATTTGTGTTGTTGAAGTTGGTTAGATActttttaggaaaataatttgcCTATTACACTGAAGTTTAATAATGATTATTGTGCAGAATGACCACTTGGTAGCTAGTTTGTTCGTTTTAAATTCACTTCTTTTAGGAAATTAAATAGAAATCTCTCCTGTCTATATATGAGAGAGCAGTTTGTCCCTTGTGATATTTGAACTAGGCCGGTCCTTCTTTGTCTGATAGTTATGTTACCTTTAATTCCAAGTAATTACCAAGTGTTTGCTGTAGATCCCCAGAATCCCTATGAAACTCTATAAAAAGGAGTTAGGACAGAATCTATAAAGTTGAATCTATATAAAGTTTAGTTGGGATAAGAGTAGTGGAGAGTGTCTGAGGATATTGAGATAGAGAATTAAAGCATACTTGATAGACACtcattaaacatttttgaatgaataaatgttgcCTTCTAAAGTCATGTAACTTTTATATGTAATGCAATAAAAggttcagttttattttctacCATATTCGGTATTTCCTTTAACCACTAATTTTCTTACATATAGCATATTTAAGTATTCTTATGAAAGTTGAGtacctttttctttaaagttaagTATATACAGATTACATATGTTTATgattgaagaatttttaaaaatacatcaaaggaataaaggaagaaaataaaacagttgcTGATTCTAGTGACTCAGGCACAACTATTGTTTCAGAATCCTAAGCATATGGCCACAGTTGAATGGGAATTGGGATGGGGTGAGGGGTTTTAGTCTTTTAATTGTGGGGATTCAAAGCAACCAGGTAGCAAATAacctaataataataaccaccaccaccaccaggtaATTTAGTTTTCTGACAGGAACCTCATGTATCTTTTGAAAGCCaaatcatttggtttttattgtgaaaatagGAAATGATATTCATGTCACTTATCCTTTTGAGAACCAACCAGAAAAAACCCAcgttttattatataaaaaagtAGATAGTAGGAACCTCATATATTTCCCTTTTCTGCAAAGTATTATCAAAGTATTTTGGtttataaccatttttaaattgtttctttgaAACAAGTATCTCAGAATCATCTCAGTATGTTTCATATCCAAATTCATTGGAtcctttataatattttaaataaatagtagACTAAGCTTCCCTTGAACACTGTTAACAACACTGAACTCAGTACTCCCCAAGGCAGTCTGGTGCATTTCTAAAATCACTAACTCTGGTCTAGATGCAGGTTTTCAGGTATGCTTTCTTTTATTCTACTCAAGCCAGCCAGGCTTTTCTTTTGgagagtctttttaaaatttttttaaaggaactccagTTTGGACATAACCCTCTCTTACAGGGGTAGTAATGGACACTGCCTCTTGGCAGAGTCTGCACTAACATAGCTTCACCTTTAACGTAAATTCTTGTTGTATGCAACAGAGACTATTTGATGGCTCAGGAGTCCGTGTCTGTTACGGGGAAGGAGatgggagaagagaggagagaatgcGTGACTGGTTCACATAGCAGGTTAAAATTTCCTGAAGCTCTTTAGCTTTCCTCAACCCACAGAGAACCCTGCTTTGGTAAAATATACTAGGACTTAATGTTTCCAGGATTCCCACACCTTCACTCATGTACTTCCATGTGCTGATGGTAATaccaattttataaatttttaactcTAAGCTATTTAGGTGTTCACTGGTAGAGTATTCCCACTTAAGAAGGGCATACTGTCAGATGTGCACGGTATGAGGAGGAGGTATTTGGAGCAAAGCTGCTAGTTACTGTTAAAATACCATGACAGACGCCaccaaaaaaataagcaaattccTACCAAAACCCTCAAGTTTTAGGCTATAGGAATGGAAGGCAGTGCTGTCTAGGTTGACTTAATGTTATTGGATACCAAATGGGACTTTGCTTTtttgcggggtgggggaggggtggagtaaAATTCACACAATATATTATTAGCctttttaaagtgcacaattcagtggcatttagtacattcataatATTGGGCAGCTATcacctctgtctagttccaaaaatttttatcaccccaaaaggaaaccccttACCCATTAAGCAGATTCTCCCTATTGCCCCCTcttcccagcccttggcaacctctAAATCTGccatctctatggatttaccttaTTCTagatatttatatgaaatacaaatgtggctttttgtttctggcttcttaaaGAAAGCGTTAAACATAGCATTTTtttagcgtggccaaaaaaaaaagaaaaaaaggagaagtataCTGATTATGTCAGTATATCATAACAAATACAaatgatttacatttttacatttaaaaaatctctttggttagtgttagggcacatttgtttattttctctctgtgcgtcttgtgggatcttagttccccgaccagggaatgaacccaggccccagcaatgaaagtgccgagtcctagccactggacagccagggaattccaggGCATGTTTATTTTGAAAGGGTAAGACAAGACTTCCAGGTAGGTCATTTCAGGTCAGAACTTGGGATTAAACTGTAGAGAAGCATTTGTTTACATGGAGGTAATACTTGAAGTCATTGGTGAGAATGagcttttataaaataaagggagagggaagagactgAGAATATCTTCAATAGAGAAGAAATAGGTAAATAACCATGAAAGAACAATCAAAGGTAGAAGGTAACTGAAAGAAGCCAAGGAGAGAGCTTAATCATGATTGTTGATAAATGCTAGAGAAAACTCACAGAGAATGCAGTCAGAGAAGAGGTATATTTGACCTTTAACATCATTAGAGACCTTTGAGAGTAAAGGTAGTTAAGTAGAAGGGCTGCTGTATTTAAGTTGCCTTCTTTTTTCTTAGGACATAAAGCCTCTAATTTTTCACTGCTTCTGATTTCTTCATAACTGTTTCTCAGTTGTGAATCATTGTTTTCATGATAATGTAAACCAGACTTGGAAGTTCGTTTTAATATCTAGTGAGAGCAAGGATATGCATTTTGTTATAAGTGTAAATTATAAAAGCTTCTTAGAGTCAACATTCTTTGCAAAGTATTAGGAAGGAGAAAATTAACCTCGATTAGTTGctaggcactttacatatattttaattacatCTTGTGTAATAGCAAATCTGTCCACTTtacaatagtttttaaaattcattatttttgcaTGGATGTATGTGTTTTCCGTATATCTCCTAGGCAGGAAATGCTGTTTTTCTTTTGCCAGGAACAcctttgtcctggaatattgtggagAGGTACTTGATCATAAAGAGTTTAAAGCCCGGGTAAAGGAGTATGCACGAAACAAAAACATCCACTACTATTTCATGGCCCTGAAGAATGATGAGGTAAGTGGCATGAATGTGTTTGTTTTGAAACAG
This window harbors:
- the SETD2 gene encoding histone-lysine N-methyltransferase SETD2 isoform X3; amino-acid sequence: MKQLPPQPPPKMGDFYDPEHPTPELSWLDDNREEENEAKIENVQKTGFIKGPIFKGVASSRFLPKGTKTKVNLEEQGRQKVSFSFSLTKKTLQNRFLTALGSEKQNDTPNSPVVPLQVDSTPKIKMDIGDTLSTTEESSPPKSRVELGKIHFKKHLLHVTSRPLLTSTTAVASPSPPIVPLPAVIAESTTVDSPPSSPPPPPPPPQATTPSLPAPVTEPVALPHTPVTVLMTAPVDVAARALKEPPVTVVPESSEVDTKQDPVSNSSEEHITHNLNEQADIPSQKEDSHIGKEEEIPDSSKSSLGSKKTGSKKKSSQSEGTFLGSESDEDSVRTSSSQRSHDLKFSANIEKERDSKKSLATLKSEDLGKSSRSKTERDDKYFSYSKLERDTRYISSRCRSERERRRSRSRSRSDRGSRTSSSYSRSERSHYYDSDRRYHRSSPYRERARYSRPYTDNRARESSDSEDEYKKTYSRRTSSHSSSYRDLRTSSSYSKSDRDCKTESSYLEMEKRGKYSSKLERESKRTSENEAIKRCCSPTNELGFRRGSSYSKHDNSASRYKSAPSKPVPKSDKFKNSFCCTELNEEIKQSHSCSLQTPCSKGSELRMISKVPEREKIGSPSPSNRLNDSPTFKKLDESPVFKSEFIGHDSHDSIKELHSLCKVKNDQLRSYCPTEFNINGSPGAESDLATFCTSKRDTVLMSSDDSVTGSEVSPLVKTCMLSSNGFQNINRCKEKDLDDTRMQHSKSESPFRETEPPVSPHQDQLISLPVMTIDYSKTIVKEPVDVRVSCCKTKDSDIYCTSNDNRPSLCHSGAENTEPLVMKISSNSFMNVHLKSKTVICDNGSLTDQHSKFACGEYKQSVGSTSSASVNHFDDLYQPTGSSCIASSLQSLPPGIKADSLTLLQCGENTSPVLDAVLKSKSSEFLKHAEKEILEVGSGLTDSGRGFASWENRHNNGLSGKCVQEAQEEGNSILPDRRGRPEISLDEEGGRGHAHTSDDSEVVFSSCDLNLIMEDSDGVTYTLKCDSSGHASEIVSTVHEDYSGSSESSSDESDSEDTDSDDSSIPRNRLQSVVVVPKNSTLPMEETSPCSSRSSQSYRHYSDHWEDERLEPRRHSYEEKFESIASKACPQTEKFFFHKATEKNSEISFIQPSRKQIDNHLSEIAHPQSDGVDSTSHTDIKSDPLGHPNSEETVKAKITSRQQEELPVYSSDDFEDVSSKSRQQTTFPNRADSRLGKTESDFSSCEISRADGFRSSEELRNLGWDVSQQEKPTTTYQQPDSSYGACGGHKYQQSAEQYSGTRNYWQGNGYWDPRSAGRPPGTGVVYDRIQGQVPDSLTDDREEEENWDQRGGSHFSSQSGKFFLSLQKDKGSVQAPEISSNSIKDSLAVNEKKDLSKNLEKNDMKDRGPLKKRRQELESDSESDGELQDRKKVRVEVEQGETAVHLGSALVGPSCVMEDFRDPQRWKECAKQGKMPCYFDLIEENVYLTERKKNKSHRDIKRMQCECTPLSKDERAQGEIACGEDCLNRLLMIECSSRCPNGDYCSNRRFQRKQHADVEVILTEKKGWGLRAAKDLPSNTFVLEYCGEVLDHKEFKARVKEYARNKNIHYYFMALKNDEIIDATQKGNCSRFMNHSCEPNCETQKWTVNGQLRVGFFTTKLVPSGSELTFDYQFQRYGKEAQKCFCGSANCRGYLGGENRVSIRAAGGKMKKERSRKKDSVDGELEALMENGEGLSDKNQVLSLSRLMVRIETLEQKLTCLKLIQNTHSQSCLKSFLERHGLSLLWIWMAELGDGRESNQKLQEEIIKTLEHLPIPTKNMLEESKVLPIIQRWSQTKTAVPQLSEGDGYSSENTSRAHTPLNTPDPSTKLSIEADTDTPKKLMFRRLKIISENSMDSAISDATSELEGKDGKEDLDQLENVPVEEEEELQSQQLLTQQLPESKVDSEIAMEASKLPTCEPEADTEIEPKESNGTKLDEPIAEETPSQDEEEGVSDVESERSQEQPDKTVDISDLATKLLDSWKDLKEVYRIPKKSQTEKESTITERGRDAVGFRDQTVAPKTPNRSRERDPDKQTQNKEKRKRRGSLSPPSSAYERGTKRPDDRCFMGFLFKSA